TCGTCTCAGTTTAAAGGACCCCGTTTACGTTTCTGTTCACGAAAACGCTCAATACTCCACACCCGAGTCTTTGCGTCAAAGCTACATCATTACTCCCATTCAAAACAAAGTCGACATTTTATGGTCTTTTCTTAGGAGTCataggaagaagaaactgaTTGTCTTTTTGACTTCTTGCAAACAGgtaatttgttgaaaaatttgccGTTGATTATCAAACTAACTTGAACATTGCCTTTTAATTAGGTTCGATTTATTCATCAAGCTTTTACTCGTCTGCGACCTGGTCTTTCTGTATTGGCTTTGTATGGTACCATGCACCAGATGAAACGCATGTCAGTCTACGAAGAGTTTTGCGAGAAGCAAACTGCCGTCCTGTTCGCCACAGACATTGCCGCTCGAGGACTCGATTTTCCTAATGTTGATTGGGTAATTCAAATGGATTGTCCGGACGACCCAAGTAGCTACATCCACCGAGCCGGTCGTACTGCTCGTTATCAGAAAGGAGGGGAATcgttgctgatgctgctgcccTCAGAAGAAGCCATGGTTGAGCAGTTGGCCCAGAAAAAGATCCCCATTCAGAAAATTGAAGTCAATCCTTCGAAATTGGTTTCCATTCAGCGGAAACTCGAAGCCATGCTCGCTCGTGAtgttgaattgaaacaaatggccCAACGGGCTTTTGTTACTTATGCCAAATCAGTTTTCCTTATGAAAGACAAGTCGATTTTTGATGTCACTAGTATCGATTTGAATGCTTTAGCTCGGTCTTTGGGGCTCGCTCTTGCTCCACGCGTCCGTTTCCTACAAAAACATCTCAAGGCAACAGAATCGGCTGCGCCTCCACAAGCTCCTCGAATGTTGAAACCAAACTATGACACCCCAGCCGAGAAGCCTATTGCCGCTCAATCGACTGAGCAGCAATGGAGAAGAAACGACCTGGAAGCAGCTTACGATTTCCACGCAGAAGACGAATTACAGGATTCCGATAGCGATGACggcattttcaaaatcaagcGGCAAAATCACGCTCTCCCCGGATTCGAAGAagccgaggaggaggaggttgaaaTTGGtgttgagaaaaagaagaaggaaaagatcTTGACCAAGGAGAAAGTTGCCAAACGAATCCTTGCTAAAAAGCTGAAGGCCAATAAAATTGTCAACTTTGACGACGAAGGAAATGTAATAcccattttttacagaatgaTCCCATTTCGTGTTGTTGTATAAtttattgttgtttattttgcagAGAATTTATGACGCATCTCGCGAGAAAGTTTCCGAGCTTGGCCGAGCTCTCGAAATTGAAGCTTCGACATCGATTACTGGTGGCATCAATTTGGTTGAAGCCAAAAAGGCGATGGAAGAAGAGGATAAATACGACAAAGAAATCTTCCGTCAGCGTATTAAAGCCAAACATCGCGAAGATCGACTCAAAGCCAAAGCAGAGCGTAGACTTGCCAACCGGGtagagaaggaagaagaagtaacGAATGTCGAAGgtgaggaggaggacgaaGAGTCTGAAGGTGACGAGAGTGTCGATGGTTCAGTCGGAGAAATTATAGACGCTTTACCCGATCCCGATCGCATCTACGGCGCCAAGGAAGATGAtagcgaagaagaaggtgaGGTTTACAGAGGGCCAGCTGTTGCAAAGTAAGAAATCTCCCatttaattttcgtttgttcCAATAAAGTAATTCTGTCTTTATTTAGGAAACGCTCGCGATTGCCGAGCGAGagtgaagaagatgacgacagTGAAGATGATAGTGAAAGTGACAATGACGAAGCACCTGTCAAGCCTACCCCGATTACAAGGTACAAACATTTGGCTGAAACCAAGTTGGAATTCTATTAATTCTTTCTCATAATTAGGAAACGGCGACAACCGAGTGAAAGCGAAGAACTTCCCACACCTACaaagacgaaacaaaaatggatcAAGAAGAAGCCACCTAAGAAACAGAAACCAGCTAAGAACAGTAAATTTGACACTGGCCTGGATTTGGCTATGGACGAAGAGTTGGCTCTTCACATTCTTGGctctaaaaattaaagaaagactGCCTCGTTGTCCATATGAAATACACAGTCAGCTTAATGGATTGAGAACTTTGACATTAACGCGGCTTGTCGACTGAATCTTTTCCGACGTAATTGTAAACTGTTTCATTGCGTCATACAAGGAAAGCATGTTCAAGTTTGCTGATATCATGttggtttatttgtttgatttacaGAGGATATACACTAAATGAAGGGAGAAAGAGATGTGGTAAGtaacgaggaaaaaaatgaagacgcTGACGAAGCATGCGAAGGAGTAACGTTGTCCTCCAAATTGTGTGACGAGGGCAACAGAAATAGTAGTTGTAAGAATTTgttaaaaaggggaaattggGCATTGATGGCTCCCACCACATTCCGGTTGAAAGGTTAAGTCgatcaaataattcaatagGATTAAGCTTACAATAACTCTTACTAACTATTACTTCTTCTTGGGCACTGGTTTGTTGGCAGCTGCGTTCGGCTTCGTGGCGTTGATACCAGAATACTGGTATTTTGCTTTCTTCTCCGAGGG
This window of the Daphnia pulex isolate KAP4 chromosome 5, ASM2113471v1 genome carries:
- the LOC124195021 gene encoding probable ATP-dependent RNA helicase DDX10, with translation MESGSTNGNAKTPDDNKQNGPGSQKTKKKNNSKGKLHPSRVKASAIEQHEIKNLQIRYTSVETSAVLKFKDIPLSKKTLQGLQQNEYTTPTEVQKESIVLALRGLDVLGAAKTGSGKTLAFVIPVLERLYCMQWTRLDGLGALIITPTRELAYQIFETFRKVGIQHDFSAGLIIGGKDLNFERKRLDQCNIMICTPGRVLHHMDENPLFDCSNLQILVIDEADRCLDLGFQQTMNGIIENLPPKRQTLLFSATQTKSVKDLARLSLKDPVYVSVHENAQYSTPESLRQSYIITPIQNKVDILWSFLRSHRKKKLIVFLTSCKQVRFIHQAFTRLRPGLSVLALYGTMHQMKRMSVYEEFCEKQTAVLFATDIAARGLDFPNVDWVIQMDCPDDPSSYIHRAGRTARYQKGGESLLMLLPSEEAMVEQLAQKKIPIQKIEVNPSKLVSIQRKLEAMLARDVELKQMAQRAFVTYAKSVFLMKDKSIFDVTSIDLNALARSLGLALAPRVRFLQKHLKATESAAPPQAPRMLKPNYDTPAEKPIAAQSTEQQWRRNDLEAAYDFHAEDELQDSDSDDGIFKIKRQNHALPGFEEAEEEEVEIGVEKKKKEKILTKEKVAKRILAKKLKANKIVNFDDEGNRIYDASREKVSELGRALEIEASTSITGGINLVEAKKAMEEEDKYDKEIFRQRIKAKHREDRLKAKAERRLANRVEKEEEVTNVEGEEEDEESEGDESVDGSVGEIIDALPDPDRIYGAKEDDSEEEGEVYRGPAVAKKRSRLPSESEEDDDSEDDSESDNDEAPVKPTPITRKRRQPSESEELPTPTKTKQKWIKKKPPKKQKPAKNSKFDTGLDLAMDEELALHILGSKN